The Bradyrhizobium barranii subsp. barranii genome segment TTCTTCGAATCCGCGCTGGCCTTCATGGCAGGTTACGGCATCAAGAGTTTTCTGATCGCCCAGTCGCTGAACCAGATCGAGAAAGCCTATGGCGCCAACAACTCGATCCTCGACAACTGCCATGTCCGCGTCAGCTTTGCCACCAACGACGAGCGCACGGCAAAGCGTGTTTCCGATGCGCTTGGTACGGCGACCGAGATGCGCGCCATGAAAAACTATGCTGGCCACAGGCTGAATCCTTGGCTTGGTCACCTCATGGTCTCGCGGCAGGAGACGGCGAGGCCACTGCTCACGCCGGGCGAGGTGATGCAGCTCCCGCCCTCTGACGAGATCGTCATGGTAGCCGGTACGCCGCCGATCCGGGCGAAGAAAGCTCGCTATTACGAGGATCACCGTTTCACCGAGCGGGTGCTGACGCCACCCGATCCGGTGAAGTCCGGCCGGTCGTCACGGACGGATGGGTGGTCAGCTCTAACACAGCAGACACCGGACGCCGTGCTGCTTGGTGAGATCCAGAAGGCGGAACAGGATGCCGCCAATAGCGGCTTGCGCCGCGAACCCGAGCTTCCCGATCACGTCGCCATCGTCAAGGAGACGACCGACCCGGGGCCGGCGGAAGAGTTCGCCATTGTACTCGATGACGAGTCGGACGATGCCGCCAGTCAGGCCCGCATTCTGCGCCAGCAGATGCGTGGCATCGCCCGCCAGGTCTCGCTCGACCCGAATGACGGCATGGAGTTGTGAGACCATGCGGGACCGGATGAATGTGTATTTCCCGCCGGAGCTTCTGAAGCAGATCGCCGATCTTGCCGACCGCAAGAAGCTTTCTCGATCGGCGATCGTGGAAGCAGCCGTCACCTCGTTTCTGTCTCCGGATGGGGAGGATCGGCGCGAGGCGGCATTCGCGCGCCGTCTCGACCGGCTGTCGCGCCAGGTCCAACGTCTCGAACGCGATCTTGGCGTTACCGCCGAAACGCTGGCCCTGTTCGTCCGCTTCTGGCTGACGATCACGCCACCCTTGCCGAACGACGCGCAGGCTGCCGCCCAGATCAAGGGCCGCGAGCGGTTTGAAGGTTTTATCGAGACCCTTGGCCGCCGCTTACAGAAGGGCCAGAATTTCTTGCGCGAGATTCCGGACGACATCGTGAACGAAAAACCGGATGACCGGGGCTGATGGACTGCTCAGAAGCCAGAATCTTCGTAGCCAAGGCGTCGATAGCAGAGTCTTCTGTATCACTCATCTCGCCGAGTCTTTCTCTTTCTACGCCAATCTACGATCGCCTCGCGAGCGTTGTTGCGCGGGGCCAATTCCTGCCTTTTCTATTCATCCCCATCTGAGGGCGCTTTTTAAGCGGCCTCTTTGTTGGGGGCGGCGGTGGCAATTCATTCGGCTCAAGCAGAGGCGATCTCGCGCGGCGCGCGCATGCTCCGCAGCGCGCTTGGCCCCGCCATTGCGCGATACCTGGAGGACGCCTCGATCGTCGAGGTGATGCTCAACCCCGATGGCCGGTTGTGGATCGACCGGCTGTCAAGCGGCTTGACCGACACCGGAGAGAGCCTCTCTTCCGCTGATGGAG includes the following:
- a CDS encoding CopG family transcriptional regulator — protein: MRDRMNVYFPPELLKQIADLADRKKLSRSAIVEAAVTSFLSPDGEDRREAAFARRLDRLSRQVQRLERDLGVTAETLALFVRFWLTITPPLPNDAQAAAQIKGRERFEGFIETLGRRLQKGQNFLREIPDDIVNEKPDDRG